From Saccharibacillus brassicae:
CAGAAATTGGCGTCGAGCACCCGCAGCCGGAGAAGGCGGGCGGCCTGCGAAAGATCGTTCAGCGACTTGGGCGATATCAGCCGCACCTGTTCGACATTCGGGAAGACCGACAGCGAATCGAGGTCTTCAAGGCCGCAGGTGATCGCTCCGAGCGACAATTCGCGCACCGTCGGCGCCCGGTCATAGTCGGGAATCCGCTGCAATTCGTTAAATTGCAGCTGCAATTTCTCAAGCGCCGGCGGCAGTGCCGTCGGGCTCTCGTAATTCAAGCGCGACAAGCTGAGCTTCCGCAATCCGTGCAGCGAAGACAGCAGATTCGGCGGAATGGCCTGCGCCAGCTCCGCCAGATGCAGCGTGTCCAGCCGGCGCAGCCCGGCGATCGCTTCGATCCCGCGCTTCACCGTCGTTTTCGAGACAAAAGCAAGCTGCTTCAGCCCGGCCGCCGCTTCGATTCCCGACAGGTCAGGGATCGTCATCTTCGAATCGGTCGTGCCGAATTCCAGCCGTTCCAGCCGCGGAAATTCCCGCAAAGGTTCATACGTGGACAGGTAGCGCGGCTGCATGATTTTGAGCGATTCCAGTTCCTGCGGCGTATCCGGTTCGCGGAAAAAAGCATACTGGCGATACTTCCCGATATACGCCTCCGCTTCCTTGAGCAGGGCTGCTCTCGACTTGTCGTAATCGGCGGCGGGCGTCACCGTGCACAGCCAGAGCTTATGCGGCATCCCCGGCCCCCAATAATCCGCGGCGACGATATGCGGCGGGCCGAACTTGCGCGTCCAGCGTGCCTGCGCCCGGGCGTATCCGCTGTCGAGGCAGAATCGGCGAATGCCGCGGCGGCGCAGTTCCTCCGTCATCGCTGCGATCAGCGCCGAACCGATGCCGCGATCCTGCAGGTCCGGCCGGACATACAGGCTGCCGAGCTCTCCTACTTCGTTCAGCCGCCCTTCGGCACATTCGCGAATGTTCTCGCCGCAGGGACCGAACGAAATCGTGCCGACGACCTCGCCGCCGTGTTCGGCGACGAGGAAGAAGGGCGGAGAGAGGCTGCCCGGAGCGCCCGGCAGTTCGGCCGGCGGCAAGGCGCCGGAATCCCGGCTGATGCCGCCGGGGCTCGCGGACTCCGACCGCCGTTTCGGCGGCGCTTGGTCCGCCGGCGCGGGTTCCGCCGCCTGTCGTTCCGGTGCCGCTGGGTCCGCAGCCTCTTGACCCAACGCTTCCGACAACAGTCTTTTTTTATGCGAAATTTCGTCTTCGATTTCTTCGGGTACGTCATTCAATCCTTCGCGTGCAAAAGCGTCCGCGATCGCCGATTCGAACACCTGGCCGGCCGAAGCGATATCGCCGGGAACCGGGCGCCGGATGATCAGTTCGGGCAACTTGGCCATCTTAACGCCTCCTCAGCCTTTTTCCGGCGTCAGCTTTTTGGCCAGCGCGCTCATGTCCTGTCCCTGCAGCGCACCCGCCACGAGTTCGGGCAGCATGGCCGGCGTGCAGGCAAAGCACGGCGTGCCGTCTCTCGCCAGCTGCCGGGCCAGCCGCTCGTCATAGAACGGGCGGCCGCTGTCGGAGAGCGCCAGCAAACAGAGCGTCCGTACGCCCGATTCGCGCATCTCGCGCATCCGGCGCACGAGCGCCGACTGGTTGCCGCCTTCGTACAGGTCGGTCACCATGATGAACAGCGTCTTCTTCGGATCTTCGATGAAGTTCTCGCAGTAGGCGACCGACTTGTTGATGTCGGTTCCGCCGCCGAGCTGAATGCCGAACAGCATGTCGACGGGATCGTCGGCGCACTGCTCGGTCAGGTCGACGACTTCCGTATCGAACACGACGACGCGCGTATCCAGCGCCGGCATGCTGGCGAAGACCGCGCCTGTCACCGAAGCCCAGATGACCGATTCGGCCATGGAACCGCTCTGGTCGATGTCGAGAATGACGGTCCATTCCTTGCTGCGCCGAGCCCGGTCGAAGTAGTAGAACCGTTCGGGAATCAGAATCTTCCGCTCGGTATCGTAATGCTTCAGGTTGCGCTGGATCGTCCGCTTCCAGTCCAGTCCGCTGAGCGAAGGCAGCGGCGTATGCTGGCGCTTGTTCAGCGCGCCGGTCACGGCCCGCTGCATGTCTTCCTTCATGCGGGACATGAGGTCGTCCACGACCGCTTTGACGAGCATGCGGGCCGTTTCTTTGGTTTTCTCGGGAATTTTGCCTTTGAGCGCCATCAGCGTTCCGACCATCTGGATATCCGGCTTGACCGAGGCGAGCAGCTCCGGCTCGAACAGCAGCTGCTTCCAGCCGCGCCGCTCGATCGCGTCGTTCTGGATGATCGAGACGACGTCTTCCGAGAACAGGCTGCGCACGTCGCCGAGCCAGCGCGACAGATTGACGGAACCTCGTCCGCCGCCCGCCGCGCGTCCGCCCGAACCGCCGGCCGACGGCGCTCCGTCCGTCGTGTCGTCGTAGATCGCCGCCAACGCCGCGTCCATGATCGCTTCTTCCTCCGTCAAATGCAGGCCGCCGGGTCCGTTCATGCCTTCCAGCTGCTTCTGGGCCGCTTCGCCCAGAATCAACCGCCAGCGGGACACCGCGTGCTGCTTCTGCTGCGCCGCCAAGTCCGGCTCGTTCCGCCCGCTGCCGTTTTCCTTATCCGCCATGTTCCCCATACTAAAAGTCCCCAAAGTCGAAATCGTTCAATTCATCCAGCATCTTGTCCTCTTCCTCCTTCAGATCCCCGGTCAGAATTTCCGCGGCCTGCTCCGCGTTCACGCCCCACAGCTCGCCCAGCGTCTCGGCGATCATCGTCTTCTCGTGCGCCGAGAACGAACTGAACGCCCGGCGCAGGAACACGAGCGCGCGCTTGAATTCTTCGTCGTCGAGCGAATGGATATAATCGTTCAACTGTTGCCACAGGCTCATGCGCGACAGCAGCGCATAGCGGTTGCGCATGGACAGTCCTTCGAACCAGCCCGCGCCAAGCTCGGACGGAATGCCCGGCGACAGCCGCCGCGACACTTCGGCGGCGCACTTCTCCGCGTCCATCTCCCCGCGTTCCAGCAGCAGCGCGCAGGAGAAGCCGGACAGCTTCGGATTGCGGTCGTCGCGCTCCGACAGCCCGGACAGCTCCGCCGTCCAGAGCGGCACGTCGACGACGTCGTCGTGTTCCTGCGCAATCTGGTTCAGGCTGCCCATCGCGGACACGATGCCGTAAGCCGCTTCGTCGCTGCAGTTGGCGGCGTCGGTCAGATAGAGGCAGCCGCGATAGAACAGCTGCGTCAGCAGCGGCACGAGCGGCGCCGTGTCCGCGCGGCGAATATCGCCGTAGGCGATAATGCCGGACAGCCGCGAAGCCGCCGCCGCGATCTGGGCCACGTCGCGGCTATCCGCCGCCAGCGCTTGCAGCACGCGGCGCCCGTCTTCCATCTGCGCGGTCATGCCGCAGCGGACGGCGGCTTCGATCAGCTTCGAAGCTTCCGAAATGGAAGTGCAGGCTTCCAGCCGTTCGCGCAGCCGATACGCGCAGGCGATCTCGATCGTCTCGCCGAGCAGGGTCGATTCGACGACCCGGATCTCGGCTTCCGGCGTCCACTGGATAATCCAGTCTTCGGCCCAGATCGCCCGATCCGCGCCCGCGGATTTTGCGCGGACGAACGGAATGTCCAGCAATTCCAGGCGATGGAACAGGAAGGAGCGGTTCAGGTCGAGAAAAGCGGCTTCGGGAGACGAGACGCGCCGGTTCTCGCGCAGATCGAGCGACAGATCGGCCGCGACCGCGGTCTTGTATTTGGTCAACTTGAGCCGCTTCAACTCGCGGTTCAGGTCGTCCTGCAGCGGCGTCTGGCTGACGCCTTCGGCCAGGCTGCCGATCCGGGTGCCGATCTCGACCCGGGC
This genomic window contains:
- a CDS encoding GNAT family N-acetyltransferase, whose translation is MAKLPELIIRRPVPGDIASAGQVFESAIADAFAREGLNDVPEEIEDEISHKKRLLSEALGQEAADPAAPERQAAEPAPADQAPPKRRSESASPGGISRDSGALPPAELPGAPGSLSPPFFLVAEHGGEVVGTISFGPCGENIRECAEGRLNEVGELGSLYVRPDLQDRGIGSALIAAMTEELRRRGIRRFCLDSGYARAQARWTRKFGPPHIVAADYWGPGMPHKLWLCTVTPAADYDKSRAALLKEAEAYIGKYRQYAFFREPDTPQELESLKIMQPRYLSTYEPLREFPRLERLEFGTTDSKMTIPDLSGIEAAAGLKQLAFVSKTTVKRGIEAIAGLRRLDTLHLAELAQAIPPNLLSSLHGLRKLSLSRLNYESPTALPPALEKLQLQFNELQRIPDYDRAPTVRELSLGAITCGLEDLDSLSVFPNVEQVRLISPKSLNDLSQAARLLRLRVLDANFCMAADLGGFHAHPAIEELRLRGSGVVSLREMGICPALHTLYVEKSKLASIEGIREQFPKLEHLWIWGTKVKDLRPLAGMSRLNNLDVTMLKPRTWDFLPTLIGLERLDLSKTSFADPGLLLELPALKWVRLSGSQAQSGTQEWLELERLMQARGGELVHR
- a CDS encoding DUF5682 family protein codes for the protein MKTAADVTVSVFGVRHLSPGGARHLLQYLDAVRPTAVLIEGPSDATPLIRDLVDPSTVPPVAILAFTDEMPVRTALWPFAVYSPELQAMRWAAKNGALCELIDLPAGSALALQDLRRGGEDLPGRPQGEEEPEAAVAGRSVYERIADLADEHDYETYWERHYEHNANPDAYRDSILAFSAEMRSLGEDREQSEQPQEHAYNHVREAYMRRQILNVVEAGHDPAKVVVVCGAYHAAALEHPAGGAMSDAELAAMPLRGSKLTLMPYSYYRLSSLSGYGAGNRAPHYYQLMWDAMEAGRPDELPRVYLSTAARSLREAGTHRSTAEVIEAVRLAEGLASLHGGSAPTLLELRDAAQTLLGRGELSVVAEALARVEIGTRIGSLAEGVSQTPLQDDLNRELKRLKLTKYKTAVAADLSLDLRENRRVSSPEAAFLDLNRSFLFHRLELLDIPFVRAKSAGADRAIWAEDWIIQWTPEAEIRVVESTLLGETIEIACAYRLRERLEACTSISEASKLIEAAVRCGMTAQMEDGRRVLQALAADSRDVAQIAAAASRLSGIIAYGDIRRADTAPLVPLLTQLFYRGCLYLTDAANCSDEAAYGIVSAMGSLNQIAQEHDDVVDVPLWTAELSGLSERDDRNPKLSGFSCALLLERGEMDAEKCAAEVSRRLSPGIPSELGAGWFEGLSMRNRYALLSRMSLWQQLNDYIHSLDDEEFKRALVFLRRAFSSFSAHEKTMIAETLGELWGVNAEQAAEILTGDLKEEEDKMLDELNDFDFGDF
- a CDS encoding VWA domain-containing protein, with the translated sequence MGNMADKENGSGRNEPDLAAQQKQHAVSRWRLILGEAAQKQLEGMNGPGGLHLTEEEAIMDAALAAIYDDTTDGAPSAGGSGGRAAGGGRGSVNLSRWLGDVRSLFSEDVVSIIQNDAIERRGWKQLLFEPELLASVKPDIQMVGTLMALKGKIPEKTKETARMLVKAVVDDLMSRMKEDMQRAVTGALNKRQHTPLPSLSGLDWKRTIQRNLKHYDTERKILIPERFYYFDRARRSKEWTVILDIDQSGSMAESVIWASVTGAVFASMPALDTRVVVFDTEVVDLTEQCADDPVDMLFGIQLGGGTDINKSVAYCENFIEDPKKTLFIMVTDLYEGGNQSALVRRMREMRESGVRTLCLLALSDSGRPFYDERLARQLARDGTPCFACTPAMLPELVAGALQGQDMSALAKKLTPEKG